In Cheilinus undulatus linkage group 16, ASM1832078v1, whole genome shotgun sequence, one DNA window encodes the following:
- the txlna gene encoding alpha-taxilin isoform X2 — protein MKKQDTEESASQSSEEALSPKVCSDSNRPEDSEGRTETPPQDGEAALSQCDMAEELSRQLEDILSTYCRESISDGANNLPNGQTHSVELNGLTSEREEEGPGEGKGHEANNEIEKEQKKTQEKKKVKALGKEITLLMQTLNTLSTPEEKLAGLCKKYAELLEEHRNTEKQMRVLQKKQNQLVQEKDNLRTEHSKAILARSKLESLCRELQRHNRTLKEEGMQRTRLEEEKRKEVTSHFQVTLNDIQAQMEQHNERNASLRQENSELAEKLKKLYDQYKLREEHIDKVVKHKDLQQQLVDAKLQQAQELLKESEERHDKEKDFLLKEAVESQRMCELMKQQEVHLKQQLSLYTEKFEEFQTTLSKSNEVFTTFKQEMEKMTKKIKKLEKETAIYRSRWESSNKALLEMAEEKSTQDREFEALQGKVQRLEKLRRALKVERNELNRKVQKHGDLQSDLTTASASNPGTDSPSPPPTDSLLEHTSNAHPTHCPQSCHCEPEPDTDASLDGDVAPSIVAACSLPSPLQHHIRK, from the exons ATGAAAAAACAAGACACAGAGGAGTCTGCCTCTCAGAGCAGCGAGGAAGCTCTCTCTCCTAAAGTCTGCTCGGACAGCAACAGGCCAGAAGACTCTGAAGGACGGACAGAGACACCTCCACAAG ATGGAGAGGCAGCTCTGTCTCAGTGTGATATGGCTGAGGAACTGAGCAGGCAGCTGGAGGATATTCTCAGCACCTACTGTCGAGAGAGCATATCCGACGGTGCCAACAACCTGCCTAACGGCCAGACTCACAGCGTAGAGCTCAACGGCCTAACCAGCGAGCGAGAGGAAGAAGGACCTGGAGAGGGTAAAGGACATGAAGCCAACAATGAGATAGAGAAGGAGCAGAAGAAGAcccaggagaagaagaaagtaaAGGCCTTGG GTAAAGAGATCACACTCCTCATGCAGACTCTGAATACACTGAGCACTCCAGAGGAAAAGCTTGCAGGCCTTTGTAAAAAATACGCAGAGTTG CTGGAAGAACACCGCAACACAGAAAAGCAGATGCGAGTGCTGCAGAAGAAGCAGAACCAGCTGGTCCAGGAGAAAGACAACCTTCGGACTGAACATAGCAAGGCCATCCTGGCTCGCAGCAAGCTGGAGAGTCTGtgcagagagctgcagagacacaaCCGCACACTGAAG GAGGAAGGAATGCAGCGAACACGGCtagaagaggaaaagaggaaagaagtgACTTCACATTTCCAGGTGACACTAAACGACATCCAGGCTCAGATGGAGCAACACAACGAGAGAAATGCCAGCCTTCGACAGGAGAACTCTGAGCTGGCAGAGAAACTAAAGAAGCTGTACGACCAGTACAAACTACGGGAAGAG CACATCGACAAAGTGGTAAAGCACAAAGACCTTCAACAACAGCTGGTGGACGCCAAGCTGCAGCAGGCCCAGGAGCTGCTGAAGGAGTCCGAGGAGCGccatgacaaagagaaagacttT ctgctgaaagaAGCTGTAGAGTCACAGAGGATGTGTGAGCTGATGAAGCAGCAGGAAGTCCACCTCAAACAACAG CTTTCACTTTACACAGAGAAGTTTGAAGAGTTTCAGACCACTCTGTCCAAGAGCAACGAAGTCTTCACCACATTCAAACAGGAGATGGAGAAG ATGACTAAAAAGATTAAGAAGCTGGAGAAGGAGACGGCCATATATCGGTCCAGATGGGAGAGCAGTAACAAAGCTCTTCTGGAGATGGCAGAGGAG AAATCTACCCAGGACCGGGAGTTTGAGGCTCTTCAAGGTAAAGTCCAGCGCCTTGAAAAGCTGCGGCGGGCACTAAAAGTAGAACGCAACGAGCTCAACAGGAAGGTTCAGAAGCACGGTGACCTGCAGAGTGACCTCACAACTGCCTCTGCGTCCAATCCAGGGACTGACTCCCCCTCTCCACCACCGACAGACTCTTTACTGGAGCATACGAGCAACGCTCACCCCACCCACTGCCCCCAGTCATGCCACTGTGAGCCAGAACCAGACACAGATGCTTCTTTAGACGGGGACGTTGCTCCGTCCATAGTTGCAGCCTGCAGTCTCCCCTCTCCCCTGCAGCATCACATCAGAAAGTAG
- the txlna gene encoding alpha-taxilin isoform X1, with translation MKKQDTEESASQSSEEALSPKVCSDSNRPEDSEGRTETPPQVDGEAALSQCDMAEELSRQLEDILSTYCRESISDGANNLPNGQTHSVELNGLTSEREEEGPGEGKGHEANNEIEKEQKKTQEKKKVKALGKEITLLMQTLNTLSTPEEKLAGLCKKYAELLEEHRNTEKQMRVLQKKQNQLVQEKDNLRTEHSKAILARSKLESLCRELQRHNRTLKEEGMQRTRLEEEKRKEVTSHFQVTLNDIQAQMEQHNERNASLRQENSELAEKLKKLYDQYKLREEHIDKVVKHKDLQQQLVDAKLQQAQELLKESEERHDKEKDFLLKEAVESQRMCELMKQQEVHLKQQLSLYTEKFEEFQTTLSKSNEVFTTFKQEMEKMTKKIKKLEKETAIYRSRWESSNKALLEMAEEKSTQDREFEALQGKVQRLEKLRRALKVERNELNRKVQKHGDLQSDLTTASASNPGTDSPSPPPTDSLLEHTSNAHPTHCPQSCHCEPEPDTDASLDGDVAPSIVAACSLPSPLQHHIRK, from the exons ATGAAAAAACAAGACACAGAGGAGTCTGCCTCTCAGAGCAGCGAGGAAGCTCTCTCTCCTAAAGTCTGCTCGGACAGCAACAGGCCAGAAGACTCTGAAGGACGGACAGAGACACCTCCACAAG TAGATGGAGAGGCAGCTCTGTCTCAGTGTGATATGGCTGAGGAACTGAGCAGGCAGCTGGAGGATATTCTCAGCACCTACTGTCGAGAGAGCATATCCGACGGTGCCAACAACCTGCCTAACGGCCAGACTCACAGCGTAGAGCTCAACGGCCTAACCAGCGAGCGAGAGGAAGAAGGACCTGGAGAGGGTAAAGGACATGAAGCCAACAATGAGATAGAGAAGGAGCAGAAGAAGAcccaggagaagaagaaagtaaAGGCCTTGG GTAAAGAGATCACACTCCTCATGCAGACTCTGAATACACTGAGCACTCCAGAGGAAAAGCTTGCAGGCCTTTGTAAAAAATACGCAGAGTTG CTGGAAGAACACCGCAACACAGAAAAGCAGATGCGAGTGCTGCAGAAGAAGCAGAACCAGCTGGTCCAGGAGAAAGACAACCTTCGGACTGAACATAGCAAGGCCATCCTGGCTCGCAGCAAGCTGGAGAGTCTGtgcagagagctgcagagacacaaCCGCACACTGAAG GAGGAAGGAATGCAGCGAACACGGCtagaagaggaaaagaggaaagaagtgACTTCACATTTCCAGGTGACACTAAACGACATCCAGGCTCAGATGGAGCAACACAACGAGAGAAATGCCAGCCTTCGACAGGAGAACTCTGAGCTGGCAGAGAAACTAAAGAAGCTGTACGACCAGTACAAACTACGGGAAGAG CACATCGACAAAGTGGTAAAGCACAAAGACCTTCAACAACAGCTGGTGGACGCCAAGCTGCAGCAGGCCCAGGAGCTGCTGAAGGAGTCCGAGGAGCGccatgacaaagagaaagacttT ctgctgaaagaAGCTGTAGAGTCACAGAGGATGTGTGAGCTGATGAAGCAGCAGGAAGTCCACCTCAAACAACAG CTTTCACTTTACACAGAGAAGTTTGAAGAGTTTCAGACCACTCTGTCCAAGAGCAACGAAGTCTTCACCACATTCAAACAGGAGATGGAGAAG ATGACTAAAAAGATTAAGAAGCTGGAGAAGGAGACGGCCATATATCGGTCCAGATGGGAGAGCAGTAACAAAGCTCTTCTGGAGATGGCAGAGGAG AAATCTACCCAGGACCGGGAGTTTGAGGCTCTTCAAGGTAAAGTCCAGCGCCTTGAAAAGCTGCGGCGGGCACTAAAAGTAGAACGCAACGAGCTCAACAGGAAGGTTCAGAAGCACGGTGACCTGCAGAGTGACCTCACAACTGCCTCTGCGTCCAATCCAGGGACTGACTCCCCCTCTCCACCACCGACAGACTCTTTACTGGAGCATACGAGCAACGCTCACCCCACCCACTGCCCCCAGTCATGCCACTGTGAGCCAGAACCAGACACAGATGCTTCTTTAGACGGGGACGTTGCTCCGTCCATAGTTGCAGCCTGCAGTCTCCCCTCTCCCCTGCAGCATCACATCAGAAAGTAG